In a genomic window of Colias croceus chromosome 20, ilColCroc2.1:
- the LOC123700934 gene encoding DNA-directed RNA polymerase III subunit RPC4 isoform X1 produces MSNSNDKPNGVESNPLQRLASLKAPRDLLLGGVKPNKKVFTPNLNVARNKNKGPSTAATREQKKDERNKRDRKNDKNKNFKNGPNIIKSSGVFSEGIGSAERHSSRASYGSGREANTAPTLQKPTIRIKDAVRIDTDFEEQKIKAILSENGNEIEEAEDFKTVLDADAPVKLPMDDGGWSINQKPSVTVKQEVIVKQEPTEDGDLLATPEEKPIPDIKDIFEDTNVANLLKSDKPTLILLQLSDTLPGRGGSGDEDRKKPINLPSTSEETEQKPVDTRCHLSDLEEGRIGKLRVHRSGRVTLALGSTIFEVCSGTKASFYQEVVSVNVNDASRSANLVSLGPLQHKLNITPHWQAMFDEMSI; encoded by the exons atgtcCAACTCAAACGATAAACCTAATGGTGTTGAATCAAATCCACTACAAAGACTTGCCTCTTTAAAGGCACCACGAGATCTTTTACTGGGCGGTGTGAAACCAAATAAAAAGGTATTCACACCAAATCTGAACGTAGcacgtaataaaaataaagg CCCATCAACCGCAGCGACCCGTGAACAGAAAAAGGATGAAAGAAACAAAAGGGATCGTAaaaacgataaaaataaaaatttcaaaaatggtCCAAACATTATTAAATCATCAGGTGTATTCTCTGaag GTATTGGTAGTGCGGAGAGGCATTCGAGTAGGGCTTCATATGGAAGTGGCAGAGAAGCTAACACTGCACCCACATTACAAAAACCAACCATTAGAATCAAGGATGCTGTTAGA ataGACACAGATTTTGAAGAGCAGAAGATAAAAGCCATCCTCAGTGAAAATGGTAATGAAATAGAGGAAGCAGAAGATTTCAAAACAGTGCTTGACGCTGATGCTCCAGTTAAACTGCCTATGGATGATGGAG GCTGGTCGATTAACCAGAAACCCTCAGTCACTGTCAAACAGGAAGTTATCGTCAAACAAGAGCCAACTGAAGACGGTGATCTAT TGGCAACACCAGAGGAAAAGCCGATTCCAGATATTAAAGACATTTTTGAAGATACAAATGTTgccaatttattaaaaagtgatAAACCTACCCTCATACTTTTACAg ttaTCTGATACATTACCTGGTCGAGGCGGGAGCGGCGATGAAGATCGCAAGAAGCCTATCAACTTACCTTCAACAAGTGAGGAGACTGAGCAAAAACCG gtcGATACGCGATGTCACTTATCAGATTTAGAAGAGGGTCGAATCGGAAAGTTGAGGGTGCATCGGTCGGGAAGGGTCACACTCGCATTGGGCAGTACTATCTTTGag GTATGTTCTGGAACAAAAGCATCATTCTACCAAGAAGTTGTCTCAGTGAATGTGAATGATGCAAGCCGGTCTGCCAACCTGGTGTCCCTGGGACCACTACAGCACAAACTAAATATAACTCCACACTGGCAGGCTATGTTTGATGAAATGTCCATTTAA
- the LOC123700934 gene encoding DNA-directed RNA polymerase III subunit RPC4 isoform X2: MSNSNDKPNGVESNPLQRLASLKAPRDLLLGGVKPNKKVFTPNLNVARNKNKGPSTAATREQKKDERNKRDRKNDKNKNFKNGPNIIKSSGVFSEGIGSAERHSSRASYGSGREANTAPTLQKPTIRIKDAVRIDTDFEEQKIKAILSENGNEIEEAEDFKTVLDADAPVKLPMDDGVATPEEKPIPDIKDIFEDTNVANLLKSDKPTLILLQLSDTLPGRGGSGDEDRKKPINLPSTSEETEQKPVDTRCHLSDLEEGRIGKLRVHRSGRVTLALGSTIFEVCSGTKASFYQEVVSVNVNDASRSANLVSLGPLQHKLNITPHWQAMFDEMSI, translated from the exons atgtcCAACTCAAACGATAAACCTAATGGTGTTGAATCAAATCCACTACAAAGACTTGCCTCTTTAAAGGCACCACGAGATCTTTTACTGGGCGGTGTGAAACCAAATAAAAAGGTATTCACACCAAATCTGAACGTAGcacgtaataaaaataaagg CCCATCAACCGCAGCGACCCGTGAACAGAAAAAGGATGAAAGAAACAAAAGGGATCGTAaaaacgataaaaataaaaatttcaaaaatggtCCAAACATTATTAAATCATCAGGTGTATTCTCTGaag GTATTGGTAGTGCGGAGAGGCATTCGAGTAGGGCTTCATATGGAAGTGGCAGAGAAGCTAACACTGCACCCACATTACAAAAACCAACCATTAGAATCAAGGATGCTGTTAGA ataGACACAGATTTTGAAGAGCAGAAGATAAAAGCCATCCTCAGTGAAAATGGTAATGAAATAGAGGAAGCAGAAGATTTCAAAACAGTGCTTGACGCTGATGCTCCAGTTAAACTGCCTATGGATGATGGAG TGGCAACACCAGAGGAAAAGCCGATTCCAGATATTAAAGACATTTTTGAAGATACAAATGTTgccaatttattaaaaagtgatAAACCTACCCTCATACTTTTACAg ttaTCTGATACATTACCTGGTCGAGGCGGGAGCGGCGATGAAGATCGCAAGAAGCCTATCAACTTACCTTCAACAAGTGAGGAGACTGAGCAAAAACCG gtcGATACGCGATGTCACTTATCAGATTTAGAAGAGGGTCGAATCGGAAAGTTGAGGGTGCATCGGTCGGGAAGGGTCACACTCGCATTGGGCAGTACTATCTTTGag GTATGTTCTGGAACAAAAGCATCATTCTACCAAGAAGTTGTCTCAGTGAATGTGAATGATGCAAGCCGGTCTGCCAACCTGGTGTCCCTGGGACCACTACAGCACAAACTAAATATAACTCCACACTGGCAGGCTATGTTTGATGAAATGTCCATTTAA
- the LOC123700743 gene encoding LOW QUALITY PROTEIN: probable 28S ribosomal protein S26, mitochondrial (The sequence of the model RefSeq protein was modified relative to this genomic sequence to represent the inferred CDS: inserted 1 base in 1 codon), whose amino-acid sequence MISQKYLLNRTLPIVIQRAEAHRKPRWLPVAKSKIYRIPKRPEISEDERLELRRITNNYKTQMRAVKRFYVEDFLREKLTLESATSEMSQRLEAEEWQRCEEINDVWNAQVAAEREERRKKELMEMEEYSLARMEAKDREMRERLAKASSKIKREKELSSTFITPENLEATIDSVLANQVDYNFAIDLXGRQFPGRDTKIQYEDNKKQAQTAN is encoded by the exons ATGATATCGCagaagtatttattaaatcgcACGTTGCCTATAGTCATCCAACGTGCTGAGGCACACCGCAAACCCCGTTGGCTACCAGTGGctaaatctaaaatatatCGTATTCCAAAACGACCAGAAATCTCAGAGGATGAACGTCTAGAACTGCGCCGCATAACGAATAACTATAAAACACAGATGCGTGCAGTAAAACGATTCTATGTTGAAGATTTCCTACGAGAGAAGTTAACTTTAGAAAGTGCTACTTCTGAAATGTCCCAGCGTTTAGAAGCGGAAGAATGGCAGCGTTGTGAAGAAATAAATGATGTGTGGAACGCACAAGTTGCTGCTGAAAGAGAAGAGAGGAGAAAGAAGGAGTTGATGGAAATGGAAGAATACTCTCTCGCTCGTATGGAGGCTAAAGATCGCGAAATGAGGGAACGACTTGCTAAGGCATCgtcaaaaataaaacgggaaaag gaGCTGAGTTCAACATTTATAACTCCAGAAAACTTGGAAGCAACCATAGATAGTGTTTTAGCCAACCAAGTAGATTATAATTTCGCGATTGACT TCGGAAGACAATTTCCCGGCCGAGATACTAAGATACAATATGAAGACAATAAAAAGCAGGCACAGAcagcaaattaa